AGGAAACTGTTTCTGTAGCACCTAGAGCCGTTTTTCTAATTTCCCGATGTGGTGGTTGTGCAGTTATACCGCACAAAACAACTTTGTCGACCCTATAGCAATCTGCCGTGCGGAAAACGGATCCCACATTATTCAAACTACGTACATTATCCAAAACGATGACAAGGGGAGTTTTTTCGCTTTCGCGAAATTCCTTATCAGACAACCGGTCTAACTCATCATTCCTCGTTTTTCTATTCATATTAGGTTCTATTAAAAGCAAAAACCATAGCTGGGCTATGGTTTTTGAAAATATTTAAATGTGATTTCTAGCACGCTTTCGCGCTGCGCCTTCGGCAAGCCTAGCCATCTGCGCCGAAGTGGCTACGAAGGCTGCATGGCGAACGAAGGAAAGCGTAATTATCAATTTATCTATTCACCGCGGGACAGTTACAACTCCATCGCTCTTGTCTACACAAGAAATCGATTCCCAAAGTGAGCTGGTGAAAACCACCATTATCAAACTTGATATCTCCAAACTGGTAACTGTAAGTGTATGCAAAAGTGAACTCTTTATACTTGACACCTACAATAGGTGATAGCAACGACAAGTTTTGCTCTTGGATATTGTTTATATCATTTCCGTTTACAAATTCAGCACTCTCAAAACTCTGACGAAACGATAAACCACCAAAGAACTGGCTGTTATCGTTCATATCATAATATGCCTTTGCATTTATGTCTACAAATTGCTCTTCAGTCTGGTCTGTACGCTGGTAGAGAACAGACGGTTCAAATTGCCAAGCACTTTTAGTAGGTGAAAACACATAGCCCAAAGTTGCAATATATCTACGCTGGTTTGAACTTTCAAAGCCTTCCGTATAGATCTCACGATTTTGGAAAACCGCATTCTTTACCGTAAAATGTCCATAGAATTCTTTATAGAAATAAGACATCCCTATATCTACGTTAAAATAAGAATCACTTACAAGCACTCCGGCAACCACAGGGTCAAAATCGAGCGGGTCAAAATCAGTCTCATCAAGACGGCTCTGAACCATTCCCACATTTGCTCCAAAAGATAGCCTATTGAGCTCACCATAACCACCCCCTACTTTAAGGTGATATGCATAAGATAAATAAGCACCTGTTTGAGAGTGATAACCATTACGGTCATTAAAAATGATGGCTCCTATACCACTATTTTGACCTATTCCAGTATTGAAACTCAAGGTCTGTAGGTTGGGGGCATCTTCTTGATCAAACCACTGTTGTCTTGCGGTTCCTCTCACCTTACCGCAACTCGCGGCACCTGCCATGGAAGGGTGAAGTAAATAATAATTGTCAGTTAGGTAGTCTAAATAGACCGGTACACCTTCTTGCGCTATTGATAGTTGTGATATGGCTGCTACAACTATTAATACAAAAAATCTTTTCATGCGTCGTTAAGTCTCTCCTTTCCAGCACGTGTTCCTAGTACAGCTTCAGGGGTTAGGCTGTTCTTTTTGCCACCATGGCTTTCATGGTTCGAGGACACATCCCAATCGGTCAAATATATACATTTTACGATTCAATTAACAATAAACCCTGCTAGTTCAAAAAAATTGTTCAAATCATGTTAATTTTCAGCAAGTTGCGACCTCGTTTGAATTTATTATGCAGTCATACTATTTGCTTTGAAGCACTATGTACACAATCTATGATCAAATGAAGCACAGCTTTAATATCATCATTATTTTTGCAAAAAATTTCCTGTTATGAGCGAGCACATTATTTCCATAATACCTACTTCAAACAATGCGATTGTAAAATTTGAAAGCAACCAGTTTTTAGTGAAGGGAAATAGCTATGAATTCAAAAATATAGATGAAGCAAAACCATCTCAACTCGCTCAACAACTGTTCTACCTTCCTTTTGTAAAAACCGTCTACATCGCACAAAACTTTATTGCGATTGAGCGCTATGATATTGTTCAGTGGGAAGATGTTCAAGATGAGGTTGCAGAACAAATAAACAATTACTTGAATAGCGGAGAACCACTCTTACATGAGGAGGCGCAACCCACCAAAAAAGTTCCCGTAACAGTTTATGCTGAGGCCACTCCCAATCCCAACAACATGAAATTTGTGGCCAATAAAAAACTGGTCGTACAGAGCAAGGAATTTAAAAGCATAGGCGATACAGAAGATGGCACCTTGACTCGCAAACTCTATGAATTCCCATTTATCAAAGAAATTTATGTGGACGAGAACTATATCTCGATCCAAAAACATGAAATCGTGGAGTGGGATGAGGTTGCAAATCAAGTGCGCTCTTTTATTAGAGAATCTCTTCAAAACGGACTAGAAATAGGCGAGTCTAAAGGAAAGAGTGAAGGGATTGAACTCAACAAAGCCGCTGAGCCTACTAACCTCCCCAAATTTGAAAACCTCGATGATGTTTCTAAAAAAATTGTAGAAATTCTAGATGAATACATTAAGCCAGCAGTAGCTAGCGATGGAGGAAATATCGTATTTAAAGAGTACGAGCAGGCATCAGGTGATGTTCACGTAATTTTACAGGGCGCTTGCAGTGGTTGCCCTTCTTCTACCATGACTCTCAAAAATGGAATTGAAACCATGCTTAAGGATATGATTCCTAATAAGATCAACCAGGTTGTAGCTATAAACGGCTAGAAGATCATCATTCAACGAGATTAGTGTGGTAATTCCGCTTTCGCGAAAGCGAGATATCAAAGAATATTCTCACCAGGCTCAGAGGTTAAGGAATAACATTGTTCTTGTTTTAGCAAAACACTCTGAAAGCAAGTGATTTGCTTTGCTACAAAACAAGCACAAAGTATCTTTGCAACCCCTTAAAAATAGCTGTGAAAGAAGCAAAAACTCTTACTAAAGAACCCGGTATGATCTCAAATTTCATCGAGATCACTAAACCTAGGCTTTCTGTAGTAGTGGTGTTTTCATCTTTAGCCGGTTATTTCTTAGCAGCAGAGTCCATAGACTGGCT
This genomic interval from Nonlabens spongiae contains the following:
- a CDS encoding NifU family protein, with product MSEHIISIIPTSNNAIVKFESNQFLVKGNSYEFKNIDEAKPSQLAQQLFYLPFVKTVYIAQNFIAIERYDIVQWEDVQDEVAEQINNYLNSGEPLLHEEAQPTKKVPVTVYAEATPNPNNMKFVANKKLVVQSKEFKSIGDTEDGTLTRKLYEFPFIKEIYVDENYISIQKHEIVEWDEVANQVRSFIRESLQNGLEIGESKGKSEGIELNKAAEPTNLPKFENLDDVSKKIVEILDEYIKPAVASDGGNIVFKEYEQASGDVHVILQGACSGCPSSTMTLKNGIETMLKDMIPNKINQVVAING
- a CDS encoding PorP/SprF family type IX secretion system membrane protein — translated: MKRFFVLIVVAAISQLSIAQEGVPVYLDYLTDNYYLLHPSMAGAASCGKVRGTARQQWFDQEDAPNLQTLSFNTGIGQNSGIGAIIFNDRNGYHSQTGAYLSYAYHLKVGGGYGELNRLSFGANVGMVQSRLDETDFDPLDFDPVVAGVLVSDSYFNVDIGMSYFYKEFYGHFTVKNAVFQNREIYTEGFESSNQRRYIATLGYVFSPTKSAWQFEPSVLYQRTDQTEEQFVDINAKAYYDMNDNSQFFGGLSFRQSFESAEFVNGNDINNIQEQNLSLLSPIVGVKYKEFTFAYTYSYQFGDIKFDNGGFHQLTLGIDFLCRQERWSCNCPAVNR